A stretch of the Streptomyces sp. NBC_01428 genome encodes the following:
- a CDS encoding ABC transporter ATP-binding protein, with translation MKEDVAKDVPTGDATLPAPRAATDGGSDEPLLVVEKLVKHFPVKGGFPIRRTIGAVQAVDGIDLTVHVGESFGLVGESGCGKSTTGRLITRLLEPTGGRITYRGQDISHASRKQLAPVRSEIQMIFQDPYSSLNPRQTVGKIISGPMEVNGINPKGGREKRVRELLETVGLNPEHYNRFPHEFSGGQRQRIGVARALALEPKLIVADEPVSALDVSIQAQVVNLLQQVQKEMGIAFLFIAHDLAVVRHFSQRVAVMYLGKVIEVGDRESIYTRPRHPYTHALLSAVPEVELDGTGEARRERIRLAGDVPSPISPPSGCRFRTRCWKAQDKCAQEEPPLVRLGGNSDGHLTACHFPEEPSVAARAEDIVLDPALAALEKDDQGSPE, from the coding sequence ATGAAGGAAGACGTCGCGAAGGACGTCCCGACGGGTGATGCCACGCTGCCCGCTCCGCGCGCGGCCACGGACGGCGGCTCCGACGAGCCGTTGCTGGTGGTCGAGAAACTGGTCAAGCACTTCCCGGTCAAGGGCGGCTTCCCGATCCGGCGCACCATCGGCGCCGTGCAGGCCGTGGACGGCATCGACCTGACCGTGCACGTGGGCGAGAGCTTCGGCCTGGTCGGCGAGTCCGGCTGCGGCAAGTCGACGACGGGCCGGCTCATCACCCGGCTCCTCGAACCCACCGGCGGTCGGATCACCTACCGCGGCCAGGACATCAGTCACGCCAGCCGCAAGCAGTTGGCGCCGGTCCGCTCCGAGATCCAGATGATCTTCCAGGACCCGTACTCGTCGCTGAACCCGCGGCAGACGGTCGGCAAGATCATCTCGGGTCCCATGGAGGTCAACGGGATCAACCCGAAGGGCGGCCGGGAGAAGCGCGTCCGTGAGCTGCTGGAGACGGTCGGTCTCAACCCCGAGCACTACAACCGCTTCCCGCACGAGTTCTCCGGCGGCCAGCGCCAGCGCATCGGCGTGGCCCGTGCGCTCGCCCTGGAGCCGAAGCTGATCGTCGCGGACGAGCCGGTCTCGGCCCTCGACGTCTCCATCCAGGCGCAGGTCGTCAACCTCCTTCAGCAGGTGCAGAAGGAGATGGGCATCGCGTTCCTGTTCATCGCCCACGACCTCGCGGTGGTACGGCACTTCTCGCAGCGGGTCGCGGTCATGTACCTCGGCAAGGTGATCGAGGTCGGCGACCGGGAGTCGATCTACACCCGGCCCCGGCACCCCTACACGCACGCCCTGCTGTCCGCGGTGCCCGAGGTCGAGCTGGACGGGACGGGCGAGGCCCGGCGCGAGCGGATCCGGCTCGCGGGTGACGTGCCGTCGCCCATCTCCCCGCCGTCGGGCTGCCGGTTCCGCACCCGCTGCTGGAAGGCGCAGGACAAGTGCGCCCAGGAGGAGCCCCCGCTCGTCCGGCTCGGAGGGAACTCCGACGGCCACCTGACCGCCTGCCACTTCCCGGAGGAGCCGTCGGTC
- a CDS encoding ABC transporter ATP-binding protein: MTTLTKESGAGVPADSGAFLSVRDLYVRFKTEDGVVKAVDGLSFDLERGKTLGIVGESGSGKSVTNLTVLGLHNPMFTTIEGEIVLDGQELITARESELEKVRGNKAAMIFQDPLTALSPYYTVGRQIAEPFMKHTGASKKAAWDRAVEMLGKVGIPNPRERAKDYPHQFSGGMRQRAMIAMALVCDPDLLIADEPTTALDVTVQAQILDLLKDLQQEFGSAIIFITHDLGVIADMADDIMVMYAGGAVERGSVSEVLRSPQHPYTWGLLNSMPRLDSDIDVPLAPIPGAPPSLLRPPSGCRFHPRCTFQGEVGGTRCVDELPLLPAGRGGACHLTAQQKQAIFIEQIKPRLR, from the coding sequence GTGACCACTCTGACCAAGGAATCGGGTGCCGGCGTACCGGCGGACTCGGGCGCCTTCCTCTCGGTGCGTGACCTGTACGTCCGGTTCAAGACCGAGGACGGCGTCGTCAAGGCCGTCGACGGGCTCTCCTTCGACCTCGAACGGGGCAAGACCCTCGGCATCGTGGGGGAGTCGGGCTCCGGCAAGTCGGTCACCAACCTGACCGTCCTCGGCCTGCACAACCCGATGTTCACCACCATCGAGGGCGAGATCGTGCTCGACGGGCAGGAGCTGATCACCGCCCGCGAGTCGGAGTTGGAGAAGGTGCGCGGCAACAAGGCCGCGATGATCTTCCAGGACCCGCTGACGGCCCTGTCCCCGTACTACACGGTGGGCCGGCAGATCGCCGAGCCGTTCATGAAGCACACCGGGGCGTCGAAGAAGGCGGCCTGGGACCGGGCCGTGGAGATGCTCGGCAAGGTCGGCATCCCCAACCCGAGGGAGCGGGCGAAGGACTACCCGCACCAGTTCTCCGGCGGTATGCGCCAGCGCGCGATGATCGCCATGGCGCTGGTCTGCGACCCCGACCTGCTCATCGCCGACGAGCCGACCACCGCGCTCGACGTGACCGTCCAGGCGCAGATCCTCGACCTCCTGAAGGACCTCCAGCAGGAGTTCGGCTCGGCGATCATCTTCATCACGCACGACCTGGGCGTCATCGCCGACATGGCCGACGACATCATGGTGATGTACGCGGGCGGGGCGGTGGAACGCGGCTCCGTGAGCGAGGTGCTCCGGTCGCCCCAGCACCCCTACACCTGGGGCCTGTTGAACTCGATGCCGCGCCTCGACTCGGACATCGACGTGCCGCTGGCCCCCATCCCCGGCGCGCCCCCCTCCCTGCTGAGGCCGCCGTCCGGGTGCCGGTTCCACCCCCGCTGCACCTTCCAGGGCGAGGTCGGGGGCACGCGCTGCGTGGACGAACTTCCGCTGCTCCCGGCGGGCCGGGGAGGCGCCTGCCACCTCACGGCCCAGCAGAAGCAGGCCATTTTCATCGAGCAGATCAAGCCCCGGCTGCGTTAG
- a CDS encoding ABC transporter permease, which produces MLRFLVRRSLGAVVILFLLSIVAFLLFFGMPRDPGLLMCGKTCTPANLENIHHVLGLDKSIPEQYWIFLHNLVLGSSDFTQGPCPAPCFGYSYHTNEQVWGTLMDRLPTTVSLTLGAAVIFLFVGLGTGMFSAWKRGTLFDKTVTAGAMILSSMQIYFLGPLALAALVYQTHLFSKPAYNDFTANPVTWFSGLVIPWVILSTIFASQYTRMARSSMIEQLQEEHVRTARAKGMSRKYVFFRYAWRGSLIPIVTIFGIDLGSLLGGAIITEYTFGLPGLGQLAVQAVFFSDLPLLLGVMLFSAAMILLFNIIVDACYAFIDPRVRLS; this is translated from the coding sequence ATGCTGCGCTTCCTCGTTCGCCGCTCACTCGGCGCCGTCGTCATCCTGTTTCTGCTGAGTATCGTCGCGTTCCTGCTGTTCTTCGGGATGCCGAGGGACCCCGGGCTGCTGATGTGCGGCAAGACATGCACGCCTGCCAACCTCGAGAACATCCACCATGTGCTCGGGCTCGACAAGTCGATCCCCGAGCAGTACTGGATCTTCCTGCACAACCTCGTGCTGGGCAGCAGCGACTTCACCCAAGGGCCGTGCCCCGCGCCCTGCTTCGGGTACTCGTACCACACCAACGAGCAGGTCTGGGGCACGCTCATGGACCGGCTGCCCACCACCGTCTCGCTGACGCTGGGCGCCGCCGTCATCTTCCTCTTCGTCGGTCTCGGCACGGGCATGTTCTCCGCCTGGAAGCGGGGCACGCTCTTCGACAAGACGGTGACGGCCGGGGCGATGATCCTCAGCTCGATGCAGATCTACTTCCTGGGCCCGCTGGCGCTGGCGGCGCTCGTCTACCAGACCCACCTGTTCTCCAAGCCCGCCTACAACGACTTCACCGCCAACCCGGTGACCTGGTTCAGCGGACTGGTCATCCCCTGGGTGATCCTCTCCACGATCTTCGCCTCGCAGTACACGCGTATGGCGCGCTCGTCGATGATCGAGCAGCTCCAGGAGGAGCACGTCCGCACCGCGCGCGCGAAGGGCATGTCACGCAAGTACGTGTTCTTCCGCTACGCCTGGCGCGGTTCCCTCATCCCCATCGTCACCATCTTCGGCATCGACCTCGGCTCGCTGCTCGGCGGCGCGATCATCACCGAGTACACGTTCGGCCTGCCCGGACTCGGCCAACTCGCCGTCCAGGCGGTCTTCTTCAGCGACCTTCCGCTGCTGCTGGGCGTGATGCTCTTCTCCGCCGCCATGATCCTGCTGTTCAACATCATCGTGGATGCCTGCTACGCCTTCATCGACCCGCGCGTGCGGCTGTCCTAG
- a CDS encoding ABC transporter substrate-binding protein, producing MSRGGRHAYAAISVLAAGALVLTGCSKGGSDSKDDNKKDKENAQRQQASIKFGDAADSTGPAAEVPGAKSGGTMEVLQRDSYAHLDPGQIYVSDEGSLATLLHRGLTGYKATSDDGSKHEVVGDLATDSGTTTDGGKTWKYTLKDGIKFQDGTPITSKDVRQTMERLFAPFINQGPPYVQQWLADSPGADYRKLLKDGPYKGKHLPDSILQTPDDKTIVFKFKSPHADLPYALAMAGYAIVSAKGDTKEKYDRAPVAAGPYKIQSFKSGKSMVLVKNTNWDPKTDPIRHQYVDKFNFTFNQQYEASTKTLLADSGADQAGISFNNQVDAGNLSKVLSDPKMKARTVSGFQPYVGQMNINMSHPALKDKKIREAIAYALPITPFVRAFGGNDAMEVAGGLISPTVSGYDASFDPFGKRKKPAGDPDKAKALLKEAGKVGMKLTFGYINTPEGQQYSTAMAAGLKKAGFDVQRQEIPAETYYDQVSKLDNNYDIFHTAWGADWPSASTVIPPLYDGRGIADGAQNYSQVNDPKVNADIDRINKITDPVKAAAAWEKVDQYLVKDIVNVVPTAYYKQTQIAGSKVGGLVYDDVIGGVDPRRLFVK from the coding sequence ATGAGTAGGGGCGGACGCCACGCATACGCCGCGATCTCCGTGCTCGCGGCGGGAGCTCTCGTGCTCACCGGTTGCAGCAAGGGCGGCAGCGACAGCAAGGACGACAACAAGAAGGACAAGGAGAACGCGCAGCGGCAGCAGGCGTCGATCAAGTTCGGCGACGCGGCCGACTCCACCGGCCCCGCGGCCGAGGTCCCCGGCGCGAAGAGCGGCGGCACGATGGAGGTCCTCCAGCGTGACAGCTACGCGCACCTGGACCCGGGCCAGATCTACGTGTCCGACGAGGGTTCCCTCGCGACACTGCTCCACCGCGGTCTGACCGGCTACAAGGCCACGAGCGACGACGGTTCCAAGCACGAGGTCGTCGGCGACCTCGCCACCGACTCCGGTACCACCACGGACGGCGGCAAGACCTGGAAGTACACGCTCAAGGACGGCATCAAGTTCCAGGACGGCACGCCGATCACGTCCAAGGACGTCCGTCAGACCATGGAGCGCCTCTTCGCGCCGTTCATCAACCAGGGCCCGCCCTACGTCCAGCAGTGGCTCGCGGACAGCCCGGGCGCCGACTACCGCAAGCTGCTGAAGGACGGTCCCTACAAGGGCAAGCACCTGCCGGACAGCATCCTGCAGACGCCGGACGACAAGACCATCGTCTTCAAGTTCAAGTCGCCGCACGCCGACCTCCCGTACGCCCTCGCCATGGCGGGCTACGCGATCGTCTCCGCGAAGGGTGACACCAAGGAGAAGTACGACCGGGCGCCGGTGGCGGCCGGACCGTACAAGATCCAGTCGTTCAAGTCCGGCAAGTCGATGGTCCTGGTGAAGAACACCAACTGGGACCCGAAGACCGACCCGATCCGTCACCAGTACGTGGACAAGTTCAACTTCACGTTCAACCAGCAGTACGAGGCGTCCACCAAGACGCTGCTGGCCGACTCGGGTGCCGACCAGGCCGGCATCAGCTTCAACAACCAGGTCGACGCGGGCAACCTGTCCAAGGTCCTCTCCGACCCGAAGATGAAGGCGCGCACGGTCTCCGGCTTCCAGCCGTACGTCGGTCAGATGAACATCAACATGAGCCACCCGGCCCTCAAGGACAAGAAGATCCGCGAGGCCATCGCCTACGCCCTGCCGATCACGCCGTTCGTGCGTGCCTTCGGCGGCAACGACGCGATGGAGGTCGCCGGCGGCCTCATCAGCCCGACCGTCAGCGGCTACGACGCCTCGTTCGACCCGTTCGGCAAGCGCAAGAAGCCGGCCGGTGACCCGGACAAGGCCAAGGCCCTGCTGAAGGAAGCGGGCAAGGTGGGCATGAAGCTGACCTTCGGCTACATCAACACCCCCGAGGGCCAGCAGTACTCCACCGCCATGGCCGCGGGTCTGAAGAAGGCCGGCTTCGACGTCCAGCGCCAGGAGATCCCGGCCGAGACGTACTACGACCAGGTCAGCAAGCTCGACAACAACTACGACATCTTCCACACCGCGTGGGGTGCCGACTGGCCGTCCGCCTCGACCGTGATCCCGCCGCTGTACGACGGCCGCGGAATCGCCGACGGCGCGCAGAACTACTCGCAGGTCAACGACCCCAAGGTCAACGCGGACATCGACCGCATCAACAAGATCACCGACCCGGTCAAGGCCGCGGCCGCGTGGGAGAAGGTCGACCAGTACCTGGTCAAGGACATCGTCAACGTCGTCCCGACCGCGTACTACAAGCAGACTCAGATCGCCGGTTCCAAGGTCGGCGGCCTGGTCTACGACGACGTGATCGGTGGCGTCGACCCGCGTCGCCTGTTCGTCAAGTAA
- a CDS encoding ABC transporter permease has protein sequence MTSPIETEDGAGPVAVDDGQVAAAQPEADQLVGRSPGQLMWIRFKRDRSGVISAYVVGFYFLIALLAPLIGKLYGKNPYTVYADERPELFDSAGVPIQPNGGISSEFWFGLEPGNGYDVFTKLIFGIRTSLMISVAVTIAVVITGILLGVTAGYIGGKVDYGISRVIDFLLAFPSQLFFIASMPVVVSLFVSPRDETPTYVRVVALIAVQWVLGWMSLARILRGTALALREREFIEAAKVSGAPPWRIIRKEVLPNVVTPLLVQATYLLPNFVTIEAGLSFLGVGIVEPTPDWGQMFSKASTELVLQNDITYMFFPGISMIIFVVAFNLLGDSVRDAFDPKTAR, from the coding sequence GTGACGAGTCCTATCGAGACTGAGGACGGCGCTGGACCGGTCGCCGTGGACGACGGGCAGGTGGCGGCCGCGCAACCCGAGGCCGACCAGCTCGTCGGCCGGTCTCCCGGCCAGTTGATGTGGATCCGCTTCAAGCGGGACCGCTCGGGGGTCATCTCCGCCTATGTCGTGGGGTTCTACTTCCTGATCGCGCTCCTCGCACCGCTGATCGGCAAGCTGTACGGCAAGAACCCGTACACCGTGTACGCGGACGAGCGTCCCGAGCTCTTCGACAGCGCCGGCGTGCCGATCCAGCCCAACGGCGGTATCAGCAGCGAGTTCTGGTTCGGCCTGGAGCCGGGCAACGGCTACGACGTCTTCACCAAGCTGATCTTCGGCATCCGGACCTCGCTGATGATCTCCGTGGCGGTCACGATCGCGGTCGTGATCACCGGCATCCTGCTGGGAGTCACCGCCGGCTACATCGGCGGCAAGGTCGACTACGGCATCAGCCGCGTCATCGACTTCCTGCTGGCCTTCCCCTCGCAGCTCTTCTTCATCGCGAGCATGCCCGTCGTGGTCTCGCTCTTCGTGAGTCCCCGCGACGAGACACCCACCTACGTCCGCGTGGTCGCGCTGATCGCGGTCCAGTGGGTGCTCGGCTGGATGAGTCTGGCCCGCATCCTGCGCGGCACCGCACTCGCCCTGCGGGAACGGGAGTTCATCGAGGCGGCCAAGGTGAGCGGCGCGCCCCCCTGGCGGATCATCCGCAAGGAGGTGCTGCCCAACGTGGTGACACCGCTCCTCGTGCAGGCCACCTACCTGCTCCCGAACTTCGTGACGATCGAGGCGGGCCTGTCGTTCCTCGGTGTCGGCATCGTCGAACCGACGCCCGACTGGGGACAGATGTTCTCCAAGGCCTCGACCGAACTCGTCCTGCAGAACGACATCACCTACATGTTCTTCCCGGGCATCTCGATGATCATCTTCGTCGTCGCGTTCAACCTGCTCGGGGATTCGGTCAGGGACGCCTTCGATCCCAAGACGGCTCGCTGA
- the typA gene encoding translational GTPase TypA has protein sequence MATRHDIRNVAIVAHVDHGKTTLVDAMLKQAGAFAAHAAESLDDRMMDSNDLEREKGITILAKNTAVKYHPKDGGEAITINIIDTPGHADFGGEVERGLSMVDAVVLLVDASEGPLPQTRFVLRKALHARLPVILCINKTDRPDARIDEVVNEAYDLFLDLDADEDQIEFPIVYACARDGVASLTKPEDGTVPADSDSLEPFFTTILESVPAPSYDETAPLQAHVTNLDADNFLGRIALLRVEQGELRKGQNVTWIKRDGTMANVRITELLMTEALTRKPAEKAGPGDICAVAGIPDIMIGETLADPENPIALPLITVDEPAISMTIGTNTSPMVGRGATGKGADAKAAVKDRKVTARQVKDRLDRELIGNVSLRVLDTERPDAWEVQGRGELALAILVEQMRREGFELTIGKPQVVTQIVDGKVHEPVERMTIDVPEEHMGAVTQLMGVRKGRMDNMSNHGSGWVRLEFVVPSRGLIGFRTEFLTGTRGTGIAHSIHEGHEPWFGTLTTRNNGSLVADRSGAVTAFAMTNLQERGVLFTDPGTEVYEGMIVGENSRADDMDVNITKEKKLTNMRSAAADSFEAIVPPRKLSLEQSLEFCRDDECVEVTPEAVRIRKVVLDQKERGRSASRAKHG, from the coding sequence ATGGCCACGCGCCACGACATCCGCAACGTCGCCATCGTCGCCCACGTCGACCACGGCAAGACCACTCTGGTCGACGCCATGCTCAAGCAGGCCGGTGCCTTCGCCGCGCACGCCGCCGAGTCGCTCGACGACCGCATGATGGACTCGAACGACCTGGAACGTGAGAAGGGCATCACGATCCTGGCGAAGAACACGGCGGTCAAGTACCACCCGAAGGATGGCGGCGAGGCCATCACGATCAACATCATCGACACCCCCGGCCACGCCGACTTCGGTGGTGAGGTCGAGCGCGGCCTGTCGATGGTGGACGCGGTCGTGCTGCTCGTCGACGCCTCCGAGGGCCCGCTGCCCCAGACCCGCTTCGTGCTGCGCAAAGCGCTGCACGCCCGGCTCCCCGTCATCCTGTGCATCAACAAGACGGACCGCCCGGACGCGCGGATCGACGAGGTCGTGAACGAGGCGTACGACCTCTTCCTCGACCTCGACGCCGACGAGGACCAGATCGAGTTCCCGATCGTCTACGCGTGTGCGCGTGACGGCGTGGCCTCGCTGACCAAGCCGGAGGACGGCACCGTCCCGGCCGACAGCGACAGCCTGGAGCCGTTCTTCACGACGATCCTCGAATCGGTCCCGGCCCCGTCCTACGACGAGACCGCGCCGCTCCAGGCCCACGTCACCAACCTGGACGCCGACAACTTCCTCGGCCGTATCGCGCTGCTCCGTGTCGAGCAGGGTGAGCTGCGCAAGGGCCAGAACGTCACGTGGATCAAGCGCGACGGCACCATGGCGAACGTCCGCATCACCGAGCTGCTGATGACCGAGGCGCTCACCCGCAAGCCCGCCGAGAAGGCGGGCCCCGGTGACATCTGTGCCGTCGCCGGCATCCCGGACATCATGATCGGCGAGACCCTCGCCGACCCCGAGAACCCGATCGCGCTGCCGCTGATCACGGTCGACGAGCCGGCGATCTCCATGACCATCGGCACGAACACCTCTCCGATGGTCGGCCGCGGTGCGACCGGCAAGGGCGCGGACGCCAAGGCCGCGGTCAAGGACCGCAAGGTCACCGCCCGCCAGGTCAAGGACCGCCTCGACCGCGAGCTGATCGGTAACGTCTCGCTGCGCGTGCTCGACACCGAGCGTCCGGACGCGTGGGAGGTCCAGGGCCGTGGTGAGCTCGCGCTCGCCATCCTGGTCGAGCAGATGCGCCGTGAGGGCTTCGAGCTGACCATCGGCAAGCCGCAGGTCGTCACCCAGATCGTCGACGGCAAGGTGCACGAGCCGGTCGAGCGCATGACGATCGACGTCCCCGAGGAGCACATGGGCGCGGTCACGCAGCTCATGGGCGTCCGCAAGGGCCGGATGGACAACATGTCGAACCACGGCTCCGGCTGGGTCCGTCTGGAGTTCGTCGTCCCGTCCCGCGGCCTCATCGGCTTCCGTACGGAGTTCCTGACCGGCACGCGCGGCACGGGCATCGCCCACTCGATCCACGAGGGCCACGAGCCCTGGTTCGGCACCCTGACGACCCGTAACAACGGCTCGCTCGTCGCCGACCGCTCCGGAGCCGTCACCGCGTTCGCGATGACGAATCTCCAGGAGCGTGGCGTGCTGTTCACCGACCCCGGCACCGAGGTGTACGAGGGCATGATCGTCGGCGAGAACTCGCGCGCCGACGACATGGACGTGAACATCACCAAGGAGAAGAAGCTCACGAACATGCGGTCGGCCGCGGCCGACTCGTTCGAGGCGATCGTTCCGCCGCGCAAGCTCTCGCTGGAGCAGTCCCTGGAGTTCTGCCGCGACGACGAGTGCGTCGAGGTGACCCCGGAGGCCGTTCGCATCCGCAAGGTCGTCCTGGACCAGAAGGAGCGCGGTCGCTCCGCGAGCCGCGCCAAGCACGGCTGA
- a CDS encoding ABC transporter family substrate-binding protein, with product MSHDGVGLRAVMRSAAFLTAGVLAVPLLSACSADDEGDRPAAAQDIAPASRDQVADGGTLRWAVDAVPETLNAFQADADAATSRVAGAVLPSMYRLDANGRPQINPAYLESAKVVGTEPKQVVLYKLNQQAVWSDGREIGAADFAAQWRALSGKDAAYWTARNAGYDRIEKIERGKNNLEVRVTFARPYADWKSLFSPLYPKSVMGTADSFNDGARRKLKVSAGPFAVKKVDVKGGQVQLTRNPRWWGSPTKLSEIDLVAVARDKRATALAADELDMAEIDPADAERITAARGRSGPLKGASATGTQSPGTGRDKGDKDDSGEKTGKSKDEKARDDGKSKRESDSDSDESSDGDEKDTSGAEGSKAKAADQQAALSAFVVRKSLEPAYTQLALNGSEGPLADERVRRAVARALDRKELAKVVLKPLGLPAEPVGSHLALIGQAAYSDNSGALGGQDTAEARALLADAGWVPGGPVTEQKKTEKAAGSKGKKADTDDSPGDDGTYIVGEDNKPSEADRDLRKDPKDHTGAHERTSAQSGIQADEQQAGKQYAKQGGAQGAYAPKGTAAPAGAASGALAKDGKPLTLRFVLPSGQGSESLRAVADRIAQMLQRIGIRTDISKVSDASYFKDHIASGQYDLALYSWPGSAYPATDARPIYSKPVPAADGSLSVEQNYTRVGTDQVDQLFDQALSTLDEGEERSLVRKADARIWAAAGSIPLYQRPQLTAVRTGLANAGAFGFQTPVYEDMGFLKKGAHPVASPSKTG from the coding sequence ATGTCCCACGACGGCGTCGGACTGCGCGCGGTGATGCGCTCGGCCGCATTCCTCACCGCGGGCGTGCTCGCGGTACCCCTTCTCTCCGCCTGCAGCGCGGACGACGAGGGGGACAGGCCGGCGGCCGCGCAGGACATCGCTCCCGCGTCCCGAGACCAGGTCGCCGACGGCGGCACCCTGCGCTGGGCGGTGGACGCGGTCCCGGAGACGCTGAACGCGTTCCAGGCGGACGCGGACGCGGCCACCTCCCGGGTCGCCGGCGCCGTCCTGCCCTCGATGTACCGGCTCGACGCGAACGGGCGGCCGCAGATCAACCCCGCCTACCTGGAGTCGGCCAAGGTCGTCGGCACCGAGCCCAAGCAAGTGGTGCTGTACAAGCTCAACCAGCAGGCCGTCTGGAGCGACGGGCGCGAGATCGGCGCCGCCGACTTCGCCGCCCAGTGGCGCGCCCTGTCCGGCAAGGATGCCGCGTACTGGACGGCCCGCAACGCGGGCTACGACCGCATCGAGAAGATCGAGCGGGGCAAGAACAACCTGGAGGTCCGGGTCACCTTCGCGCGGCCCTACGCCGACTGGAAGTCACTCTTCTCGCCGCTGTACCCGAAGAGCGTCATGGGCACCGCGGACTCCTTCAACGACGGAGCCCGGCGCAAGCTCAAGGTCTCCGCGGGCCCCTTCGCGGTGAAGAAGGTCGACGTGAAGGGCGGCCAGGTCCAGCTCACCCGCAATCCGCGCTGGTGGGGCAGCCCCACCAAGCTGTCGGAGATCGACCTGGTGGCCGTGGCCCGGGACAAGCGGGCCACCGCGCTCGCCGCCGACGAGCTGGACATGGCCGAGATCGACCCCGCGGACGCCGAGCGCATCACCGCGGCCCGCGGCAGGTCCGGCCCGCTGAAGGGCGCGTCCGCCACCGGCACGCAGTCTCCGGGAACCGGGCGGGACAAGGGCGATAAGGACGACTCCGGCGAGAAGACCGGAAAGAGCAAGGACGAGAAGGCCCGGGACGACGGCAAGAGCAAGCGCGAGAGCGACAGCGACAGCGACGAGTCCTCGGACGGCGACGAGAAGGACACCAGCGGCGCCGAGGGGAGCAAGGCGAAGGCCGCGGACCAGCAGGCCGCGCTGAGCGCCTTCGTCGTGCGCAAGTCCCTCGAACCCGCCTACACCCAGCTCGCCCTCAACGGTTCCGAGGGCCCCCTGGCCGACGAGCGGGTCCGCCGCGCCGTGGCCCGCGCCCTGGACCGCAAGGAACTGGCCAAGGTGGTCCTGAAGCCGCTGGGCCTGCCCGCCGAGCCGGTCGGCAGCCACCTCGCCCTCATCGGGCAGGCGGCCTACTCCGACAACAGCGGCGCGCTCGGCGGCCAGGACACCGCCGAGGCACGGGCGCTCCTCGCGGACGCCGGGTGGGTGCCCGGCGGACCGGTCACCGAGCAGAAGAAGACGGAGAAGGCCGCCGGGTCCAAGGGCAAGAAGGCCGACACGGACGACAGCCCGGGCGACGACGGGACGTACATCGTCGGCGAGGACAACAAGCCGTCCGAGGCCGACCGGGACCTGCGGAAGGACCCCAAGGACCACACCGGCGCGCACGAGCGGACCAGCGCGCAGTCCGGCATCCAGGCGGACGAGCAGCAGGCCGGCAAGCAGTACGCCAAGCAGGGCGGGGCCCAGGGCGCGTACGCCCCGAAGGGCACGGCCGCACCCGCCGGTGCCGCGTCGGGCGCGCTCGCCAAGGACGGCAAGCCGCTGACGCTCCGCTTCGTCCTGCCCTCCGGACAGGGCTCCGAGTCGCTGCGGGCCGTCGCCGACAGGATCGCGCAGATGCTGCAGCGCATCGGCATCCGCACGGACATCTCCAAGGTGTCCGACGCGAGCTACTTCAAGGACCACATCGCCTCGGGCCAGTACGACCTGGCGCTGTACTCGTGGCCCGGGTCCGCCTACCCGGCCACCGACGCCCGCCCGATCTACTCCAAGCCCGTCCCGGCGGCCGACGGCTCGCTGAGCGTGGAGCAGAACTACACCCGCGTCGGCACCGACCAGGTCGACCAGCTGTTCGACCAGGCGCTCTCGACGCTGGACGAGGGCGAGGAGCGCTCCCTGGTCCGCAAGGCCGACGCCCGCATCTGGGCCGCGGCCGGTTCCATCCCCCTCTACCAGCGCCCCCAGCTGACCGCCGTCCGCACCGGTCTCGCCAACGCCGGAGCCTTCGGTTTCCAGACCCCGGTGTACGAGGACATGGGCTTCCTGAAGAAGGGCGCGCACCCCGTGGCGAGCCCGTCGAAGACCGGATGA